From a single Theropithecus gelada isolate Dixy chromosome 10, Tgel_1.0, whole genome shotgun sequence genomic region:
- the EIF3D gene encoding eukaryotic translation initiation factor 3 subunit D isoform X1, translated as MAKFMTPVIQDNPSGWGPCAVPEQFRDMPYQPFSKGDRLGKVADWTGATYQDKRYTNKYSSQFGGGSQYAYFHEEDESSFQLVDTARTQKTAYQRNRMRFAQRNLRRDKDRRNMLQFNLQILPKSAKQKERERIRLQKKFQKQFGVRQKWDQKSQKPRDSSVEVRSDWEVKEEMDFPQLMKMRYLEVSEPQDIECCGALEYYDKAFDRITTRSEKPLRSIKRIFHTVTTTDDPVIRKLAKTQGNVFATDAILATLMSCTRSVYSWDIVVQRVGSKLFFDKRDNSDFDLLTVSETANEPPQDEGNSFNSPRNLAMEATYINHNFSQQCLRMGKERYNFPNPNPFVEDDMDKNEIASVAYRYRRWKLGDDIDLIVRCEHDGVMTGANGEVSFINIKTLNEWDSRHCNGVDWRQKLDSQRGAVIATELKNNSYKLARWTCCALLAGSEYLKLGYVSRYHVKDSSRHVILGTQQFKPNEFASQINLSVENAWGILRCVIDICMKLEEGKYLILKDPNKQVIRVYSLPDGTFSSDEDEEEEEEEEEEEEEEET; from the exons ATGGCAAAGTTCATGACACCCGTGATCCAGGACAACCCCTCCGGCTGGGGTCCCTGTGCGGTTCCCGAGCAGTTTCGGGATATGCCCTACCAGCCGTTCAGCAAAGGAGATCGGCTAGGAAAG GTTGCAGACTGGACAGGAGCCACGTACCAAGATAAGAGGTACACAA ATAAGTACTCCTCTCAGTTTGGTGGTGGAAGTCAATATGCTTATTTCCACGAGGAGGATGAAAGTAGCTTCCAGCTGGTGGATACAGCGCGCACACAGAAGACGGCCTACCAGCGGAATCGGATGAGATTTGCCCAG AGGAACCTCCGCAGAGACAAAGATCGTCGGAACATGTTGCAGTTCAACCTGCAGATCCTGCCTAAGAGTGCCAAACAGAAAGAGAG AGAACGCATTCGACTGCAGAAAAAGTTCCAGAAGCAATTTGGGGTTAGGCAGAAATGGGATCAGAAATCACAG AAACCCCGAGACTCTTCAGTTGAAGTTCGTAGTGACTGGGAGGTGAAAGAGGAAATGGATTTTCCTCAGTTGATGAAGATGCGCTACTTGGAAGTATCAGAGCCACAGGACAT CGAGTGTTGCGGGGCCCTGGAATACTACGACAAAGCCTTTGACCGCATCACCACGAGGAGCGAGAAGCCGCTGCGGAGCATCAAGCGCATCTTCCACACTGTCACCACCACAGACGACCCTGTCATCCGCAAG CTGGCAAAAACTCAGGGGAATGTGTTTGCCACTGATGCCATCCTGGCCACGCTGATGAGCTGTACCCGCTCAGTGTATTCCTGGGACATTGTCGTCCAGAGAGTTGGATCCAAACTCTTCTTTGACAAGAGAGACAACTCTGACTTTG ACCTCCTGACAGTGAGTGAGACTGCCAATGAGCCCCCTCAAGATGAAGGTAATTCCTTCAATTCACCCCGCAACCTGGCCATGGAGGCAACCTACATCAACCACAATTTCTCCCAGCAGTGCTTGAGAATG GGGAAGGAAAGATACAACTTCCCCAACCCAAACCCATTTGTAGAGGACGACATGGATAAGAATGAAATCGCCTCTGTTGCGTACCG TTACCGCAGGTGGAAGCTTGGAGACGATATTGACCTTATTGTCCGTTGTGAGCACGATGGCGTCATGACTGGAGCCAACGGGGAAGTGTCCTTCATCAACATCAAGACACTGAATGAGTGGGATTCCAGG CACTGTAACGGCGTTGACTGGCGTCAGAAGCTGGACTCTCAGCGAGGGGCCGTCATTGCCACGGAGCTGAAGAACAACAGCTACAAGTTGGCCCGGTGGACCTGCTGTGCTTTGCTGGCTGGATCTGAATACCTCAAGCTTGG TTATGTGTCTCGGTACCACGTGAAAGACTCCTCACGCCACGTCATCCTGGGCACCCAGCAGTTCAAGCCTAATGAGTTTGCCAGCCAGATCAACCTGAGCGTGGAGAATGCCTGGGGCATTCTACGCTGCGTCATCGACATCTGCATGAAGCTGGAGGAGGGCAAATACCTCATCCTCAAGGACCCCAACAAGCAGGTCATCCGTGTCTACAGCCTCCCTGATGGCACCTTCAGCTCTGATGAAgacgaggaggaagaggaggaggaagaagaggaagaagaag AGGAAGAAACTTAA
- the EIF3D gene encoding eukaryotic translation initiation factor 3 subunit D isoform X2, whose translation MAKFMTPVIQDNPSGWGPCAVPEQFRDMPYQPFSKGDRLGKVADWTGATYQDKRNLRRDKDRRNMLQFNLQILPKSAKQKERERIRLQKKFQKQFGVRQKWDQKSQKPRDSSVEVRSDWEVKEEMDFPQLMKMRYLEVSEPQDIECCGALEYYDKAFDRITTRSEKPLRSIKRIFHTVTTTDDPVIRKLAKTQGNVFATDAILATLMSCTRSVYSWDIVVQRVGSKLFFDKRDNSDFDLLTVSETANEPPQDEGNSFNSPRNLAMEATYINHNFSQQCLRMGKERYNFPNPNPFVEDDMDKNEIASVAYRYRRWKLGDDIDLIVRCEHDGVMTGANGEVSFINIKTLNEWDSRHCNGVDWRQKLDSQRGAVIATELKNNSYKLARWTCCALLAGSEYLKLGYVSRYHVKDSSRHVILGTQQFKPNEFASQINLSVENAWGILRCVIDICMKLEEGKYLILKDPNKQVIRVYSLPDGTFSSDEDEEEEEEEEEEEEEEET comes from the exons ATGGCAAAGTTCATGACACCCGTGATCCAGGACAACCCCTCCGGCTGGGGTCCCTGTGCGGTTCCCGAGCAGTTTCGGGATATGCCCTACCAGCCGTTCAGCAAAGGAGATCGGCTAGGAAAG GTTGCAGACTGGACAGGAGCCACGTACCAAGATAAGAG GAACCTCCGCAGAGACAAAGATCGTCGGAACATGTTGCAGTTCAACCTGCAGATCCTGCCTAAGAGTGCCAAACAGAAAGAGAG AGAACGCATTCGACTGCAGAAAAAGTTCCAGAAGCAATTTGGGGTTAGGCAGAAATGGGATCAGAAATCACAG AAACCCCGAGACTCTTCAGTTGAAGTTCGTAGTGACTGGGAGGTGAAAGAGGAAATGGATTTTCCTCAGTTGATGAAGATGCGCTACTTGGAAGTATCAGAGCCACAGGACAT CGAGTGTTGCGGGGCCCTGGAATACTACGACAAAGCCTTTGACCGCATCACCACGAGGAGCGAGAAGCCGCTGCGGAGCATCAAGCGCATCTTCCACACTGTCACCACCACAGACGACCCTGTCATCCGCAAG CTGGCAAAAACTCAGGGGAATGTGTTTGCCACTGATGCCATCCTGGCCACGCTGATGAGCTGTACCCGCTCAGTGTATTCCTGGGACATTGTCGTCCAGAGAGTTGGATCCAAACTCTTCTTTGACAAGAGAGACAACTCTGACTTTG ACCTCCTGACAGTGAGTGAGACTGCCAATGAGCCCCCTCAAGATGAAGGTAATTCCTTCAATTCACCCCGCAACCTGGCCATGGAGGCAACCTACATCAACCACAATTTCTCCCAGCAGTGCTTGAGAATG GGGAAGGAAAGATACAACTTCCCCAACCCAAACCCATTTGTAGAGGACGACATGGATAAGAATGAAATCGCCTCTGTTGCGTACCG TTACCGCAGGTGGAAGCTTGGAGACGATATTGACCTTATTGTCCGTTGTGAGCACGATGGCGTCATGACTGGAGCCAACGGGGAAGTGTCCTTCATCAACATCAAGACACTGAATGAGTGGGATTCCAGG CACTGTAACGGCGTTGACTGGCGTCAGAAGCTGGACTCTCAGCGAGGGGCCGTCATTGCCACGGAGCTGAAGAACAACAGCTACAAGTTGGCCCGGTGGACCTGCTGTGCTTTGCTGGCTGGATCTGAATACCTCAAGCTTGG TTATGTGTCTCGGTACCACGTGAAAGACTCCTCACGCCACGTCATCCTGGGCACCCAGCAGTTCAAGCCTAATGAGTTTGCCAGCCAGATCAACCTGAGCGTGGAGAATGCCTGGGGCATTCTACGCTGCGTCATCGACATCTGCATGAAGCTGGAGGAGGGCAAATACCTCATCCTCAAGGACCCCAACAAGCAGGTCATCCGTGTCTACAGCCTCCCTGATGGCACCTTCAGCTCTGATGAAgacgaggaggaagaggaggaggaagaagaggaagaagaag AGGAAGAAACTTAA
- the EIF3D gene encoding eukaryotic translation initiation factor 3 subunit D isoform X3, with protein sequence MRFAQRNLRRDKDRRNMLQFNLQILPKSAKQKERERIRLQKKFQKQFGVRQKWDQKSQKPRDSSVEVRSDWEVKEEMDFPQLMKMRYLEVSEPQDIECCGALEYYDKAFDRITTRSEKPLRSIKRIFHTVTTTDDPVIRKLAKTQGNVFATDAILATLMSCTRSVYSWDIVVQRVGSKLFFDKRDNSDFDLLTVSETANEPPQDEGNSFNSPRNLAMEATYINHNFSQQCLRMGKERYNFPNPNPFVEDDMDKNEIASVAYRYRRWKLGDDIDLIVRCEHDGVMTGANGEVSFINIKTLNEWDSRHCNGVDWRQKLDSQRGAVIATELKNNSYKLARWTCCALLAGSEYLKLGYVSRYHVKDSSRHVILGTQQFKPNEFASQINLSVENAWGILRCVIDICMKLEEGKYLILKDPNKQVIRVYSLPDGTFSSDEDEEEEEEEEEEEEGRNLNQ encoded by the exons ATGAGATTTGCCCAG AGGAACCTCCGCAGAGACAAAGATCGTCGGAACATGTTGCAGTTCAACCTGCAGATCCTGCCTAAGAGTGCCAAACAGAAAGAGAG AGAACGCATTCGACTGCAGAAAAAGTTCCAGAAGCAATTTGGGGTTAGGCAGAAATGGGATCAGAAATCACAG AAACCCCGAGACTCTTCAGTTGAAGTTCGTAGTGACTGGGAGGTGAAAGAGGAAATGGATTTTCCTCAGTTGATGAAGATGCGCTACTTGGAAGTATCAGAGCCACAGGACAT CGAGTGTTGCGGGGCCCTGGAATACTACGACAAAGCCTTTGACCGCATCACCACGAGGAGCGAGAAGCCGCTGCGGAGCATCAAGCGCATCTTCCACACTGTCACCACCACAGACGACCCTGTCATCCGCAAG CTGGCAAAAACTCAGGGGAATGTGTTTGCCACTGATGCCATCCTGGCCACGCTGATGAGCTGTACCCGCTCAGTGTATTCCTGGGACATTGTCGTCCAGAGAGTTGGATCCAAACTCTTCTTTGACAAGAGAGACAACTCTGACTTTG ACCTCCTGACAGTGAGTGAGACTGCCAATGAGCCCCCTCAAGATGAAGGTAATTCCTTCAATTCACCCCGCAACCTGGCCATGGAGGCAACCTACATCAACCACAATTTCTCCCAGCAGTGCTTGAGAATG GGGAAGGAAAGATACAACTTCCCCAACCCAAACCCATTTGTAGAGGACGACATGGATAAGAATGAAATCGCCTCTGTTGCGTACCG TTACCGCAGGTGGAAGCTTGGAGACGATATTGACCTTATTGTCCGTTGTGAGCACGATGGCGTCATGACTGGAGCCAACGGGGAAGTGTCCTTCATCAACATCAAGACACTGAATGAGTGGGATTCCAGG CACTGTAACGGCGTTGACTGGCGTCAGAAGCTGGACTCTCAGCGAGGGGCCGTCATTGCCACGGAGCTGAAGAACAACAGCTACAAGTTGGCCCGGTGGACCTGCTGTGCTTTGCTGGCTGGATCTGAATACCTCAAGCTTGG TTATGTGTCTCGGTACCACGTGAAAGACTCCTCACGCCACGTCATCCTGGGCACCCAGCAGTTCAAGCCTAATGAGTTTGCCAGCCAGATCAACCTGAGCGTGGAGAATGCCTGGGGCATTCTACGCTGCGTCATCGACATCTGCATGAAGCTGGAGGAGGGCAAATACCTCATCCTCAAGGACCCCAACAAGCAGGTCATCCGTGTCTACAGCCTCCCTGATGGCACCTTCAGCTCTGATGAAgacgaggaggaagaggaggaggaagaagaggaagaagaag GAAGAAACTTAAACCAGTGA
- the EIF3D gene encoding eukaryotic translation initiation factor 3 subunit D isoform X4 — translation MRFAQRNLRRDKDRRNMLQFNLQILPKSAKQKERERIRLQKKFQKQFGVRQKWDQKSQKPRDSSVEVRSDWEVKEEMDFPQLMKMRYLEVSEPQDIECCGALEYYDKAFDRITTRSEKPLRSIKRIFHTVTTTDDPVIRKLAKTQGNVFATDAILATLMSCTRSVYSWDIVVQRVGSKLFFDKRDNSDFDLLTVSETANEPPQDEGNSFNSPRNLAMEATYINHNFSQQCLRMGKERYNFPNPNPFVEDDMDKNEIASVAYRYRRWKLGDDIDLIVRCEHDGVMTGANGEVSFINIKTLNEWDSRHCNGVDWRQKLDSQRGAVIATELKNNSYKLARWTCCALLAGSEYLKLGYVSRYHVKDSSRHVILGTQQFKPNEFASQINLSVENAWGILRCVIDICMKLEEGKYLILKDPNKQVIRVYSLPDGTFSSDEDEEEEEEEEEEEEEEET, via the exons ATGAGATTTGCCCAG AGGAACCTCCGCAGAGACAAAGATCGTCGGAACATGTTGCAGTTCAACCTGCAGATCCTGCCTAAGAGTGCCAAACAGAAAGAGAG AGAACGCATTCGACTGCAGAAAAAGTTCCAGAAGCAATTTGGGGTTAGGCAGAAATGGGATCAGAAATCACAG AAACCCCGAGACTCTTCAGTTGAAGTTCGTAGTGACTGGGAGGTGAAAGAGGAAATGGATTTTCCTCAGTTGATGAAGATGCGCTACTTGGAAGTATCAGAGCCACAGGACAT CGAGTGTTGCGGGGCCCTGGAATACTACGACAAAGCCTTTGACCGCATCACCACGAGGAGCGAGAAGCCGCTGCGGAGCATCAAGCGCATCTTCCACACTGTCACCACCACAGACGACCCTGTCATCCGCAAG CTGGCAAAAACTCAGGGGAATGTGTTTGCCACTGATGCCATCCTGGCCACGCTGATGAGCTGTACCCGCTCAGTGTATTCCTGGGACATTGTCGTCCAGAGAGTTGGATCCAAACTCTTCTTTGACAAGAGAGACAACTCTGACTTTG ACCTCCTGACAGTGAGTGAGACTGCCAATGAGCCCCCTCAAGATGAAGGTAATTCCTTCAATTCACCCCGCAACCTGGCCATGGAGGCAACCTACATCAACCACAATTTCTCCCAGCAGTGCTTGAGAATG GGGAAGGAAAGATACAACTTCCCCAACCCAAACCCATTTGTAGAGGACGACATGGATAAGAATGAAATCGCCTCTGTTGCGTACCG TTACCGCAGGTGGAAGCTTGGAGACGATATTGACCTTATTGTCCGTTGTGAGCACGATGGCGTCATGACTGGAGCCAACGGGGAAGTGTCCTTCATCAACATCAAGACACTGAATGAGTGGGATTCCAGG CACTGTAACGGCGTTGACTGGCGTCAGAAGCTGGACTCTCAGCGAGGGGCCGTCATTGCCACGGAGCTGAAGAACAACAGCTACAAGTTGGCCCGGTGGACCTGCTGTGCTTTGCTGGCTGGATCTGAATACCTCAAGCTTGG TTATGTGTCTCGGTACCACGTGAAAGACTCCTCACGCCACGTCATCCTGGGCACCCAGCAGTTCAAGCCTAATGAGTTTGCCAGCCAGATCAACCTGAGCGTGGAGAATGCCTGGGGCATTCTACGCTGCGTCATCGACATCTGCATGAAGCTGGAGGAGGGCAAATACCTCATCCTCAAGGACCCCAACAAGCAGGTCATCCGTGTCTACAGCCTCCCTGATGGCACCTTCAGCTCTGATGAAgacgaggaggaagaggaggaggaagaagaggaagaagaag AGGAAGAAACTTAA